Sequence from the [Clostridium] scindens genome:
TTTTCTGTTGGGCGGAATGTCTTCTCAACAACGCCGCCGTTAATAATATTCTTTAACTTTGTACGTACGAAAGCCGCACCTTTTCCCGGCTTTACATGCTGGAATTCCAGAATCTGGAATACATTTCCCTCAATCTCTACAGTAAGGCCGTTCTTAAAATCTCCTGCTGATACCATTCTATAATCCTCCTTAGTCGTGCCCGGATGGCACTATACGTTCTTTCACTTTTTTCATTCTATAATAGATTACGCCTTTTTTCAACCCTTTTTTACCGCATAAGACTCCTGCGGTAAAAGAATAGCACGATTTTCTCCAAATACCGCTTCAGAACGATCTGAATCTCTTCTTTTGGATGGATCGGCTTTACCAGAATATTATGGATTCCAGCCCTCTTAGCACCCCATACATCGGTAAAAAGCTGGTCACCGATAAACAGCGTGTTGCTCCTATCTGTCCCCATGATCTCCATGGCCTTAATATAGTTCTTCGTGGACGGCTTATGGGCATTGTATACATAGTCCGTCTGGATATCCTGATTGAACATCTTGACCCTTGGTTCCTGGTTATTGGAGATCAGGCAGCTCCTGAAACCGATCTTTCTAAGCCTGTCAAACAGCGCTATCGCCCTGTTGTCCGCCGGAGCCCCATGGGGGACTAGCGTATTGTCTATATCGAAGATCAGGCCCCTGTAGCCTTCTTCATACAATTTTTCAAAATCTATGACATAGGTAGATGCAATATACCTGTCGGGATAAAACATATCAAACATTAGCGTTCTTCCATTTCCGACAGCCGCTGGATTAGTTCCTCGCAGATCTGCAGGACTGTCTTGTCATCCGTATTAATTACGATGTCTGCTGCCGCTTCATATTTTTCACGACGCTGCTCCATAAGTTCAGAGATGCCCTTTACATTCTTCCTTCCGTTGAGCACGGGCCTGTCATCGCTGTCCTTCACCCTTTCATAGATGGTCTCCGGACTTGCAGTCAGAAGCACTACCCTGCCGTTCTTCTTCATCTCCGCTACGTTCCTCTCTCTCAAGGCAGCGCCCCCGCCGCAGGAGATCACCGTATTCTTATGAGACTGCATTTCGATCAGCAGATTTGTCTCCAGATCACGGAAGTATTCTTCCCCGTATGTAGCAAAGATATCAGGAATACTCATCTCTTCCCGTTCTGCGATCACTTGATCCATTTCGATGATGTCCATGGCAAACATGGTGCTCAGGTAATCGGATATGGTGGTCTTTCCTGCTCCCATAAATCCAATCAGCACAATATTGTAATCAAATAATTTTCTTGCCTGGATTCTCTTGCTGTTACGCAGAATGCAGCGGAAAACATCATAGATTTCCTCTTTGTACTTGTTATCGGCAAGTTTCTCTTCCAGCCTCATCTTCTGCTTTGCCTCCTGCTGCGGCTGCAGGATCGGCATTCCATACGTTTCCTTATATGCCATGATCTTCTCAATGATCGCATTACGCTCTACCAACGCGTCAATAATCTTGTCATCGCACAGCCCCAACTGCTCTCTGTACATCTCTAAATCATTCATGTCTTATCTCTCCTACTTCCTATCTACTTTCAAACTGTTCACAAGCGTATCTGCGCCCTTTTTTCGTAGGGCATACATGGTATACACACTCGTGTATTATATCAATATTCCCGCACTTTCGCAAGAATTTCCGTCTATTTTTTCAAGCCATGCCGCGACTTGACATAGTCTATAAAATCCTTTGCTATTGGGGCCAGATATTTATTCTTGCAGGTAACCATATAGATCAGCCTCCTATAATCCAGATTCTCTATTTCCAGGAATGCGGCACGCATGCTGCGAATGGCCGGCACGTCCGGCACGATTCCAACGCCGAAGCCTTTTGCCACCAGCCCTACAAGCGCGCTGTCTTCATCCACCATGTACCGGATATCCGGCTTTTCTCCATGTTCTCTGAATATCTGGTCTATCACGGGCCGCAGGCCGCTCTCTTCATTAAAGAAAATCTGGGGGTAGGCTGCCAGTTCCGCAACTTCCACGCTGCCCCGTCCTGCCAGGGGGTGTCCTAATGGAACCGCCGCAATCAGTTTCTCCTGCGCCACAGGAAAGAACTCCAGATCTTTCTGCCCCTCTTTCATAGAGCAGAAGCCTACGTCGTATTTTTCTTCCCTGATTCCCTTTAAGATATCCTCCGTCACGCCATTGTGAAAGCCGAATTCCACCTCCCTGTCCGGGTTCTCATTCAAGAAGCCTTTCACCACCTCCGGTATGAATTCTCCTCCCTGTGTATAGATGTATCCCATGTCCATGTGTCCGCTGGTTTCGCTCGTCATCGCTTTCGTCTTGCGTATGCCTGCATCCAGAATGCTTAACGCTTCTTCGGCATATTCCATAAATAGCCTGCCATACTTGGTCAGGACAACATTGCGTCCCTGCTTTTCAAACAGATAAGTCCCTAGCTCATTTTCTAACGAGGAAATCGCATGACTTAAACTTGGCTGCGTGATCGACAGTTTTTCCGCTGCTCTTGTGTAATGCTCCATATGTGCAAGTGTCAC
This genomic interval carries:
- a CDS encoding YqeG family HAD IIIA-type phosphatase, with the protein product MFDMFYPDRYIASTYVIDFEKLYEEGYRGLIFDIDNTLVPHGAPADNRAIALFDRLRKIGFRSCLISNNQEPRVKMFNQDIQTDYVYNAHKPSTKNYIKAMEIMGTDRSNTLFIGDQLFTDVWGAKRAGIHNILVKPIHPKEEIQIVLKRYLEKIVLFFYRRSLMR
- a CDS encoding shikimate kinase; the encoded protein is MNDLEMYREQLGLCDDKIIDALVERNAIIEKIMAYKETYGMPILQPQQEAKQKMRLEEKLADNKYKEEIYDVFRCILRNSKRIQARKLFDYNIVLIGFMGAGKTTISDYLSTMFAMDIIEMDQVIAEREEMSIPDIFATYGEEYFRDLETNLLIEMQSHKNTVISCGGGAALRERNVAEMKKNGRVVLLTASPETIYERVKDSDDRPVLNGRKNVKGISELMEQRREKYEAAADIVINTDDKTVLQICEELIQRLSEMEER
- a CDS encoding LysR family transcriptional regulator, whose product is MNLNQLQYFVTLAHMEHYTRAAEKLSITQPSLSHAISSLENELGTYLFEKQGRNVVLTKYGRLFMEYAEEALSILDAGIRKTKAMTSETSGHMDMGYIYTQGGEFIPEVVKGFLNENPDREVEFGFHNGVTEDILKGIREEKYDVGFCSMKEGQKDLEFFPVAQEKLIAAVPLGHPLAGRGSVEVAELAAYPQIFFNEESGLRPVIDQIFREHGEKPDIRYMVDEDSALVGLVAKGFGVGIVPDVPAIRSMRAAFLEIENLDYRRLIYMVTCKNKYLAPIAKDFIDYVKSRHGLKK